The Brevibacillus brevis genome contains a region encoding:
- a CDS encoding DUF1641 domain-containing protein, which produces MNDRKEQRSPDMFVEDLSDPEVQEAISILIRKLPKIKDTVLAAEEGLELATSILRDQESLRYLFERVDSQLSRFFVEKESLDALFTLLDKMPKLVQYLSILEQTADFLESLGKDKQSQQYLLNGMKAYIAPVSAQVEHGVAVFQEAKKRAERKSEPVSVFTLYKLMKDPTVQKSLRFTQSLLEVLAEKSNK; this is translated from the coding sequence TTGAACGACAGGAAGGAACAGCGAAGCCCTGACATGTTTGTAGAGGATTTATCTGATCCAGAAGTTCAGGAAGCCATCAGCATATTGATCCGAAAACTCCCGAAAATAAAAGATACCGTCCTCGCAGCCGAAGAGGGGCTTGAATTAGCCACATCGATCTTGCGCGATCAAGAATCACTACGGTATTTGTTTGAGCGAGTAGATAGTCAACTGTCTCGTTTCTTTGTGGAAAAAGAATCACTAGACGCCCTGTTCACTTTGCTTGATAAAATGCCCAAGCTTGTTCAATATCTCAGCATTCTCGAACAAACTGCTGATTTTTTGGAAAGCCTCGGAAAGGATAAGCAATCGCAGCAATATCTGCTCAACGGGATGAAAGCGTACATCGCTCCAGTGTCCGCGCAAGTGGAGCACGGAGTAGCTGTCTTCCAGGAAGCAAAGAAAAGAGCCGAACGTAAAAGCGAACCCGTTTCCGTGTTCACGCTTTACAAGCTCATGAAAGATCCCACCGTCCAAAAGTCACTTCGCTTTACCCAATCGCTGCTCGAAGTACTCGCGGAAAAATCAAACAAATAA
- a CDS encoding FAD/NAD(P)-binding oxidoreductase, translating to MAKQVHYSVVIVGAGSAGISVAARIVRASKRLMGQIAIIDPASKHYYQPLWTLVGGGAAKKEESERDLSSLIPAGVDWICDAVTMFQPEQHTLSTKQGTIVSYDYLVVAAGLQLDWEGVKGLKDAVGKNGVCSNYAYQTVESTWEAIRSFKGGTAIFTHPNSPVKCGGAPQKIMYLADDYFRKVHVRNQSEIIFASAKGSIFDVPAYANTLNHVIRRKNIETRYKHNLMEVRADTKEAVFENLDTKEQDVWKYDMLHVTPPMKAPDFIANSVLADTGGWVDVDPFTLAHKRYPTIFGIGDCTNLPTSKTGAAIRKQAPVVEKNLLALINGTPLAAKYNGYTSCPLVTGYNKLVLAEFDYSLMPCETFPFDQSEERFSMYVMKRELLPILYWNGMLKGLM from the coding sequence ATGGCAAAACAGGTTCATTATTCGGTTGTCATTGTGGGAGCAGGCTCAGCAGGTATCTCTGTTGCTGCCCGTATCGTCCGGGCTTCCAAAAGGCTCATGGGACAAATCGCCATCATCGATCCCGCATCCAAGCATTATTATCAGCCTTTGTGGACATTAGTCGGAGGGGGTGCCGCGAAAAAAGAGGAATCCGAGCGAGACCTCTCCTCTCTGATCCCCGCGGGCGTCGACTGGATTTGCGATGCGGTTACCATGTTTCAACCGGAACAACACACACTCAGTACAAAGCAGGGAACCATCGTTTCCTATGACTATCTCGTTGTTGCTGCCGGTCTGCAACTAGATTGGGAGGGGGTAAAGGGCCTGAAGGATGCCGTCGGGAAGAACGGCGTTTGCAGCAACTACGCATACCAAACGGTAGAAAGTACATGGGAAGCTATCCGGAGCTTTAAAGGCGGCACAGCTATTTTTACGCACCCGAATTCACCCGTAAAGTGCGGCGGAGCCCCTCAGAAAATCATGTATCTGGCTGATGATTACTTTCGCAAGGTACATGTTCGCAACCAGTCAGAGATTATTTTTGCATCGGCGAAGGGAAGTATTTTTGACGTTCCCGCGTATGCCAATACTCTCAATCACGTGATTCGTCGCAAGAACATCGAAACCAGATACAAGCATAACCTGATGGAAGTGCGGGCGGATACCAAAGAAGCCGTCTTCGAGAATCTGGACACCAAAGAGCAGGACGTATGGAAGTATGACATGCTTCATGTGACCCCTCCCATGAAAGCGCCCGATTTCATTGCAAACAGTGTATTGGCAGACACAGGAGGCTGGGTCGATGTCGATCCATTTACGCTTGCGCACAAAAGATACCCTACTATTTTCGGTATCGGCGATTGCACGAATCTTCCTACGTCCAAAACTGGAGCGGCTATACGCAAACAGGCGCCAGTCGTCGAGAAAAACCTGCTAGCGCTGATCAATGGTACTCCATTGGCTGCCAAGTATAACGGTTATACATCCTGCCCACTCGTAACGGGGTACAACAAACTGGTACTGGCCGAATTTGACTACAGCCTGATGCCGTGTGAAACCTTTCCTTTTGATCAATCTGAAGAGAGATTCAGTATGTACGTAATGAAAAGAGAGCTGCTTCCCATTCTTTATTGGAATGGCATGCTAAAAGGATTGATGTAA
- a CDS encoding response regulator, producing the protein MIRVLLVDDHTMIRKGLRVLLESYSQIKIVGESHTGNDAILKVNQLEPDVVLMDLSLPNGLDGFTASNEIRKSNPFVKIVILTMHDEEIFVQKAITVGAHGYILKNSHGELLFQAIVEVYRGKRFYKTSVSQEIINLWLKSDAKTMPSVLTLREKELVRLIVLGYTNKEMADKLLISVKTVENHKTNIMQKLGLDSKHQLIQYAIKNRYLDLAF; encoded by the coding sequence GTGATACGAGTGCTTTTGGTTGATGATCACACGATGATTCGGAAGGGATTGCGTGTGCTTCTCGAAAGTTACTCTCAAATTAAAATTGTCGGAGAGAGTCATACAGGCAACGATGCCATCCTTAAGGTCAATCAGCTGGAACCCGATGTGGTGCTGATGGATTTGTCGTTGCCGAATGGGCTGGATGGGTTTACAGCGAGCAATGAGATTCGCAAGTCCAATCCTTTCGTAAAAATTGTCATCTTGACCATGCATGACGAGGAGATTTTTGTCCAGAAGGCTATCACCGTCGGAGCCCATGGGTACATTTTAAAAAACAGCCATGGCGAGCTGCTGTTTCAAGCCATTGTGGAGGTCTACAGAGGTAAGCGCTTCTACAAGACTTCCGTATCGCAAGAGATTATCAATCTATGGCTGAAATCGGATGCCAAAACGATGCCTTCTGTTTTAACGCTACGTGAAAAGGAGCTTGTCAGACTCATTGTGCTTGGCTATACCAATAAGGAAATGGCAGATAAGCTGTTGATCAGCGTCAAAACGGTGGAGAACCACAAAACGAATATCATGCAGAAACTAGGACTGGATTCCAAACATCAATTGATCCAATACGCCATTAAAAATAGATATCTCGATCTGGCGTTTTAA
- a CDS encoding PAS domain-containing sensor histidine kinase produces MMDQCPTFFECSGDEGKAMDNGYLKQIFDHLQDGIILMDQERKIMVMNPSAEKMTGWKRGEKVPFCSYCQNRELEPGEERCYLLAKREVPYFLSAMPTYEGRYVDMEMSTAVIYENGEQNMQDVLLVLKDMTVKKKEEEVRISKQVLQKTLEAQENEHKRLAKELHDGVGQSLYSVSVGIQAIQARLNQEGQFREFMQEIVNELEKAIQDVKLYSLQLRPHSLDQLGLIPTVRHLVSSLNKAHQDVSITFSYSNVSDHFQPILEINLYRVIQEALHNALKYAKATLIEVILYKEDDLLTLLIQDNGIGFVRDQVQVGLGLKHMEERVDQMEGTLQIQSVLHEGTSIKVTVLGQGGRAK; encoded by the coding sequence ATGATGGATCAATGTCCCACTTTTTTTGAATGCTCTGGCGATGAAGGGAAGGCGATGGATAACGGTTATCTAAAGCAAATCTTCGACCACTTACAGGATGGGATTATTCTCATGGATCAGGAACGAAAAATTATGGTGATGAACCCATCCGCCGAGAAAATGACCGGTTGGAAACGAGGAGAAAAGGTGCCGTTCTGCTCCTATTGCCAAAACAGAGAGTTGGAACCGGGAGAAGAACGATGTTATTTGCTCGCCAAACGGGAGGTTCCCTATTTTCTTTCTGCGATGCCTACCTATGAAGGGCGGTACGTAGACATGGAGATGAGCACGGCTGTCATCTATGAAAATGGCGAACAAAACATGCAGGATGTCCTTTTGGTCTTGAAAGATATGACGGTCAAGAAAAAAGAAGAGGAGGTCAGAATCTCCAAGCAGGTTCTGCAAAAAACACTAGAAGCGCAGGAAAACGAACACAAGCGCTTGGCCAAGGAGCTGCACGACGGCGTAGGACAATCCTTGTATTCCGTATCGGTAGGCATACAAGCGATTCAAGCGCGTCTGAACCAGGAAGGACAATTCCGGGAATTCATGCAAGAGATCGTGAATGAGCTGGAAAAAGCAATACAAGACGTCAAGCTGTATTCGCTACAGCTGCGTCCGCATAGTCTCGATCAACTGGGGCTGATTCCTACAGTTCGGCATCTTGTTTCTAGCTTGAACAAAGCACATCAGGATGTTTCCATTACCTTTTCCTACAGCAATGTCAGCGATCATTTTCAGCCAATCTTGGAAATCAATCTGTACCGTGTCATCCAAGAAGCCTTACATAATGCACTGAAATACGCGAAGGCAACACTCATTGAAGTCATCTTGTACAAGGAAGACGACCTCTTGACTTTGCTGATTCAGGATAACGGAATCGGATTTGTGCGCGATCAGGTTCAGGTTGGTCTGGGACTCAAACATATGGAAGAACGAGTGGATCAGATGGAGGGGACTCTTCAGATTCAATCCGTGCTCCACGAAGGTACATCGATCAAGGTAACGGTACTGGGACAAGGAGGGAGAGCAAAGTGA
- the cntE gene encoding staphylopine family metallophore export MFS transporter CntE, with the protein MRGALSWPFLRLYILTLLYFSANSILNVIIPLKGAELGATNTTIGIVMGAYLFTTMFIRPWAGHIIQKHGPIKVLRTILIFNGAALILYTFTELEGFIVARILQGVCTAFFSMALQLGIIDALPDKDRSQGISMYSLCAYLPGILGPLLALGIWQAGDSHSFTVAMVTIAILTGVVGYSAKMDKKVAEPVQGQTEKGATMFGPVSQLVKNPHLCKCSVLMLAASIIFGAVTTFIPLYAVQINYGNAGIFLMLQAGTVVLSRFVLRKKIPSDGKWRSSYMMGIMLTLAAAALSVSFSILGGAAFFYVGAILMGIAQALLYPTLTTYLTFVLPKTDRNVLIGLFIAMADLGVSLGGVIMGPVADYFSYSYMYMICAILGVTMIIFAYERTKTSAGLQ; encoded by the coding sequence ATGAGAGGGGCTCTGTCTTGGCCATTTTTGCGATTGTACATATTGACTCTTTTGTATTTTAGCGCGAACTCCATTCTGAATGTCATTATTCCCTTGAAGGGTGCAGAGTTGGGCGCGACCAATACGACAATCGGAATCGTTATGGGAGCGTATCTGTTTACAACCATGTTTATCCGGCCATGGGCAGGACATATCATCCAAAAACATGGACCAATCAAAGTGCTCCGCACGATTCTTATTTTCAATGGAGCGGCTCTCATTTTATATACGTTCACTGAATTAGAGGGCTTTATCGTTGCCCGTATTCTGCAAGGGGTGTGTACCGCTTTTTTCTCCATGGCCTTACAGTTAGGGATTATTGATGCGTTGCCGGACAAGGATCGTTCACAAGGGATTTCCATGTATTCCTTATGTGCGTATTTGCCTGGTATTCTTGGTCCACTACTCGCTTTAGGCATCTGGCAAGCGGGGGATAGCCATTCTTTTACAGTTGCCATGGTCACCATTGCGATCCTTACAGGAGTGGTGGGCTATAGTGCCAAAATGGACAAAAAAGTGGCCGAGCCAGTTCAGGGACAGACAGAAAAGGGAGCAACCATGTTTGGTCCCGTAAGCCAATTAGTCAAAAACCCACATTTATGTAAATGCAGCGTCCTAATGCTGGCGGCATCCATTATATTTGGAGCTGTAACTACCTTTATCCCGCTGTACGCTGTACAAATCAACTACGGGAATGCGGGAATTTTCCTCATGCTTCAAGCGGGTACCGTCGTATTATCGCGGTTTGTGTTGAGAAAGAAAATTCCTTCGGATGGCAAGTGGCGTTCATCTTATATGATGGGAATTATGCTCACGCTTGCAGCAGCGGCGTTAAGTGTAAGTTTTTCTATCCTGGGTGGGGCAGCCTTTTTCTACGTAGGCGCTATATTAATGGGAATTGCTCAAGCCCTCCTTTATCCTACGTTAACGACGTATTTAACCTTTGTTCTGCCAAAGACGGATCGCAACGTGTTAATCGGATTATTCATAGCGATGGCCGATTTGGGTGTTTCTCTGGGAGGAGTCATCATGGGGCCAGTCGCGGATTATTTCTCCTATTCCTATATGTATATGATTTGCGCAATCTTAGGCGTTACGATGATCATTTTCGCCTATGAACGAACCAAAACTTCTGCTGGGTTACAATAA
- a CDS encoding ABC transporter ATP-binding protein — MLSVEYVEKSYRKGGLFSRERERVLKNISFECKPGECLGIIGESGSGKSTLGRLLLGIEKPDRGTILFEGKKVEDRKVRTGNISAVFQDYTSSINPFYTVEDAIREPLQMKGKTRENALSEIDHLLWQVGLDPSYRKKYPHELSGGEAQRVCIARAISTEPKCILFDEAISSLDGSVQMQVLELLKNLRKRYDMGYIFITHDIQAAAYICDRVMIIRNGEIEEVVKVEQLKDVQSIYTKKLLQMIIA; from the coding sequence TTGCTGAGCGTTGAGTACGTGGAGAAATCCTATCGAAAAGGCGGATTATTCTCAAGGGAAAGAGAGCGTGTGTTGAAAAACATTAGCTTCGAATGCAAGCCTGGGGAATGTCTCGGTATCATCGGAGAAAGCGGAAGTGGTAAATCAACATTGGGACGATTGCTGTTGGGGATTGAAAAGCCAGATCGAGGTACCATCTTGTTTGAGGGCAAAAAAGTAGAGGACCGAAAAGTGAGAACAGGGAACATCAGCGCTGTATTTCAAGATTACACTTCCTCAATCAATCCATTTTATACGGTTGAGGACGCCATTCGGGAGCCTTTACAAATGAAAGGAAAGACACGGGAAAATGCTCTTAGCGAGATTGACCATTTATTATGGCAAGTGGGCTTGGATCCTTCCTATCGAAAAAAATATCCGCATGAGTTATCAGGGGGGGAGGCTCAGAGGGTATGCATAGCGAGAGCCATTTCAACGGAACCAAAATGTATCCTATTCGATGAAGCAATCAGTTCCTTGGATGGCTCTGTGCAAATGCAAGTGCTTGAATTACTGAAGAACTTGAGAAAACGTTACGACATGGGCTATATCTTCATCACCCATGATATACAGGCTGCCGCCTATATTTGCGACAGAGTCATGATCATACGAAATGGTGAGATCGAAGAGGTTGTGAAGGTTGAACAATTAAAAGATGTTCAGTCCATCTATACGAAGAAATTGCTGCAAATGATTATTGCTTAA
- the cntD gene encoding staphylopine uptake ABC transporter ATP-binding protein CntD: MTNILEVKNLKIWDSRNDRVIVPNSSFYVKQGSCLAIVGESGSGKSVTCKAIMRLNKAGIRQSGDILLRGENLMELSEQEMRKKRGKQLCLILQNGMRAFDPSCVVGVHLKETLAEHFGWSRDEITTKMKNAMESVMLKEPIEVMNKYPHQLSGGTLQRVMIALSIVLEPDILIADEPTTALDTISQFEVVEQFLQLRERMGCSMIFISHDLGIVKLMADEVLVMKEGEIVETGTTQAIFSEPQHEYTRYLLSTKLAMNQHFKRVMGGVHVAER; encoded by the coding sequence ATGACGAACATTTTGGAGGTGAAAAACCTGAAAATCTGGGACAGTCGCAATGATCGAGTGATTGTTCCAAATAGTTCATTCTATGTGAAGCAGGGAAGTTGCCTGGCTATCGTTGGAGAAAGCGGAAGCGGGAAGTCGGTGACTTGCAAGGCCATCATGAGATTGAATAAAGCCGGTATTCGCCAATCGGGAGACATTCTGTTGCGAGGCGAAAACCTCATGGAGCTCTCCGAACAGGAGATGAGGAAAAAGAGGGGGAAACAGCTTTGCTTGATTTTGCAGAATGGCATGCGTGCCTTTGATCCCTCTTGCGTGGTGGGCGTTCATCTAAAGGAGACGCTTGCGGAGCATTTTGGATGGAGCCGTGACGAAATCACAACCAAAATGAAAAATGCCATGGAAAGCGTCATGCTGAAAGAACCGATAGAGGTGATGAATAAGTACCCCCACCAGCTGTCGGGTGGAACGCTGCAGCGAGTCATGATTGCACTTTCCATCGTATTGGAGCCTGACATTCTGATTGCTGATGAACCCACGACAGCACTCGATACAATCTCGCAGTTCGAAGTCGTTGAACAGTTCCTGCAATTGCGTGAACGAATGGGCTGCTCCATGATCTTCATTTCTCATGATTTAGGGATCGTCAAATTAATGGCGGATGAAGTTCTCGTCATGAAAGAAGGAGAAATTGTTGAAACCGGGACGACTCAAGCCATCTTCTCAGAACCGCAGCATGAATATACCCGTTATTTACTCTCCACGAAGCTGGCGATGAATCAACATTTTAAGAGAGTCATGGGAGGAGTTCATGTTGCTGAGCGTTGA
- the cntC gene encoding staphylopine uptake ABC transporter permease subunit CntC, with protein MKRLENVWKDKVAVLSLSIITVTTVAGIFAPFVAPHDPEEVHMELRFASASWEYLLGNDHLGRCVLSRLIYAIRPSMLWVFAALLLSVSIGSIVGVLAGYFRGRTDAFLMRVCDVILSFPGYVMTLAIIGILGVGFENLIIAFVLMKWAWFARIIRTSVMQYAESDYVKFSKAMGASNMAIMLRHIVPVALPDIAVISSSSFGSMILQISGFSFLGLGIQAPGAEWGMMLNEARDVMFSRPEFMLAPGLTIVIVVSAINYLSDTLQVALDPKLMTSTYKQQGLVRASAAKLEGKGVA; from the coding sequence ATGAAGCGATTAGAAAATGTGTGGAAAGACAAGGTCGCTGTCCTATCCTTATCGATTATTACAGTCACAACTGTGGCTGGGATATTTGCGCCTTTCGTTGCACCGCATGATCCCGAAGAAGTACATATGGAGCTTCGATTCGCATCCGCATCATGGGAATATCTTTTGGGCAACGACCACTTAGGGCGATGCGTTTTATCCAGACTCATTTACGCGATTCGTCCCAGCATGCTCTGGGTCTTTGCTGCGCTGCTCCTATCTGTATCGATTGGGTCGATTGTAGGTGTTCTTGCGGGTTACTTTCGTGGAAGAACAGATGCTTTCTTGATGCGCGTTTGCGATGTGATCCTTTCTTTTCCTGGATATGTCATGACTCTGGCGATCATCGGCATTTTGGGAGTAGGTTTTGAAAATTTGATCATCGCCTTTGTATTGATGAAATGGGCGTGGTTTGCTCGAATCATCAGAACGTCAGTCATGCAATATGCGGAATCGGACTATGTAAAATTCTCAAAGGCTATGGGAGCAAGCAACATGGCAATCATGCTCAGGCACATTGTTCCGGTTGCATTGCCCGACATTGCCGTCATTTCAAGCAGCTCCTTCGGTTCGATGATTTTGCAAATATCGGGGTTTTCCTTCCTCGGTTTAGGCATTCAAGCACCGGGAGCAGAGTGGGGCATGATGTTGAATGAAGCGAGAGACGTCATGTTTTCACGCCCGGAATTCATGCTGGCTCCCGGTTTGACAATCGTGATCGTAGTATCGGCGATTAACTATTTGTCTGATACGCTTCAAGTGGCTTTAGATCCGAAATTAATGACTTCTACCTACAAGCAGCAAGGATTAGTAAGAGCCTCTGCAGCTAAGCTCGAAGGAAAGGGGGTAGCATAA
- the opp1B gene encoding nickel/cobalt ABC transporter permease has protein sequence MGSYIIKRLLLSIPLVLIISFVTFAFIHLSPLDPAEVVLHSQGIPQITDELLAQTRAKLGMDQPFLTRYLNWVVSCLQLDFGDSYVTGKPVWSMLGPAFLHTVKLTLVSTFAIVLLSIVLGVACAWNAGKWVDKSVRGVSFFLTSMPSYWLAALLIWYFSVKLDLLPTSGMESFKSYLLPVAVITISYAGIYFRIIRSSMLSNMNEDYVLYARACGLPEKKITMHILRNSLQVAISVFCMAIPIILGSTVVVENIFAWPGLGTLSVKSILSRDFPIIQAYVLVLAVVFILFNTVSDIINAALNPKIRDGL, from the coding sequence ATGGGCAGTTATATCATCAAAAGGTTACTACTATCGATTCCTTTGGTCCTGATTATATCGTTTGTAACGTTTGCCTTCATTCATCTATCTCCCTTGGATCCCGCCGAAGTGGTGCTGCATTCGCAAGGCATACCCCAAATAACGGATGAGTTGCTTGCGCAAACAAGAGCGAAACTTGGGATGGACCAACCCTTTCTGACTCGTTACCTTAACTGGGTTGTTTCATGCTTGCAGCTAGATTTTGGAGATTCCTATGTAACGGGAAAACCCGTGTGGTCAATGCTAGGACCAGCCTTTCTCCATACAGTAAAGCTGACGTTGGTTTCGACATTTGCCATTGTTCTACTGTCCATCGTATTGGGGGTGGCATGCGCATGGAATGCAGGCAAATGGGTGGACAAATCAGTGAGAGGCGTTTCGTTTTTCCTGACATCGATGCCGTCCTATTGGCTCGCAGCTCTCTTGATCTGGTATTTTTCCGTCAAGCTGGATTTGCTACCGACAAGCGGAATGGAATCGTTCAAAAGCTATCTATTGCCTGTTGCTGTGATTACAATCAGCTATGCTGGTATCTATTTTCGAATCATCAGAAGTTCCATGTTAAGCAACATGAATGAAGACTATGTTCTCTACGCCAGGGCATGTGGCTTACCAGAGAAAAAGATCACGATGCACATTCTCAGAAATTCATTGCAGGTGGCCATTTCGGTATTTTGCATGGCGATTCCCATTATTTTGGGAAGTACAGTCGTCGTGGAAAACATCTTTGCTTGGCCGGGACTTGGAACGTTAAGTGTCAAATCCATTTTAAGCAGGGATTTCCCAATCATCCAAGCCTATGTCCTTGTGTTGGCAGTCGTCTTTATTCTGTTCAACACCGTTTCCGACATCATCAATGCGGCATTGAACCCCAAAATAAGGGATGGTCTCTAG